The sequence TCCGCCAGGGAGCGGTCGCGGTAGGCGCCATAGCGGGCGCGCTTCTCGCGGACGCGCTCGGGCAGCTCGGGCATCAGGCCGAAGTTGGGGGGCATGGGCTGGAAGCGATCGGAGGGGGCCGAGCTGATGAAGCCGAACAGGGCGCCGGCCATGGTGGTGGGCGGCAGCACCAGGGGCTCCAGCCCCCGCACCAACCGGGCGGCATTGGTGCCCGCCAGCCAGCCCCCGGCCACGGCGGCGGCATAGCCCTCAGTGCCCGTGAGCTGCCCGGCCGCCAGCAGGCTGGGGCGGCGGCGGAACTGCAGGCTGGGCTCCAGCAGCTGGGGGGATTCCAGGAAGGTGTTGCGGTGCATCACCCCGAAGCGCACGAATTCGGCGTGCTCCAGGCCAGGGATCAGGCGCAGCACCCGCTTCTGCTCGCCCCACTTGAGATTGGTCTGAAAGCCCACCAGGTTCCAGAGCTGGCCGGCCTTGTCCTCCTGACGCAGCTGCACCACGGCATAGGCGCGCTTGGCGCGGCGCAGCTCGCGGTCGTGCAGATCACCCCAGCGGGGATCCCAGAGGCCGATCGGCTTGAGCGGGCCGTAGCGCATGGTGTCCTCGCCGCGGCGGGCCAGCTCCTCGATCGGCAGGCAGCCCTCGAAGAACGTGGCGCTGTCGCGCTCGAAGTCCTTGAGTTCCGCCTGCTCGGCCTCCAGCAGCGCCTCGCGAAAGGCCGCGTACTGCTCGCGGTCCATCGGGCAGTTGATGTAATCGGCGTCGCCCTTGTCGTAGCGGCTGGCGCGGAAGGCCTTCTCCAGATCGATGCTCTCGCCTTCGATGATCGGGCTGGCGGCGTCAAAAAAATGGCAGTCGGCGCGCCCGGTGAAGGCCCGCAGCTGCTCGGCCAGGGGGGCACTGGTGAGCGGTCCGGTGGCCAGCACCGCCAGATCTTCGGGCGGAGGCAGCTCGGTGAGCTCGCGCCGCTCCACGCTGATCAAGGGATGGCGCTCACAGGCCTGCGTGAGCGCCTCGCTGAAACGACCCCGGTCCACCGCCAGGGCCCCGCCGGCGGGCACCGCATGGCGGTCGGCCGTGGCGATCACCAGCGATCCCAGGCGACGCAGTTCCTCCTGCAGCAAGCCCGCGGCCCGATCACTGGAGAGCGCCCCGAAGCTGTTGCTGCAGACCAGCTCAGCGAAATGGGGGCTGTGGTGGGCCGGGGAGCGGCGCACGGGCCGCATCTCGATCAAGCGAACGGAAATCCCCGCCTCGGCGATCTGCCAGGCGGCCTCCGTGCCGGCCAAGCCGGCTCCCACCACCCAGACCGATCGGCTCAAATCAGCCCTCAGGCGCGGGACCGCTTGAGCAGCAGTTGCACCTGACCGATGGCGGCACGGCCGATGTTGAACCCAGCCCAGCCCACGGCGAGCAGGATCGGGGCAGCAACCAGCAGCAGCCGAGCATCCATGGTTTTCAGGTTAAGCGTGATCTGATCCTACGAAACTCCAGGGCCGGGCCAGGGTCAGGGGGCCGCGTTGATCGAAAACGCATCAATCGGCAGCTGAGCGAAAGGATCCTTCAGCCGCTCTCGAAGCCCGTGACGGCGCTGCGGCCGGCATGGGCCTGGGCGAGCAGGGCATAGCGGCGGGCATGGGCCCGTTGCTCGGCGGCGTCAGCGGGGCTGATCTCCCGGCGGTGCAGGGCCGGCACTCCCGCCACCAGGGTGCGGGGCGGCACATCGCGGGTGACCACGGCACCGGCCGCCACCAGGGCCCCCTCGCCCACGGTCACCCCGTTGAGAACCACGGCGCCGATGCCCACCAGGCAGCCGTCCAACAGGGTGGCCCCATGGACCACGGCCCGGTGCCCCACGGTGACCTCGGCACCGATGCGCACCGGTTGGCCGGGATCGCCATGGAGCACGGCCCCGTCCTGGATGTTGCTGAAAGCGCCCACATGGATGGCGCAGAGATCGCCGCGGGCCACCGCCAGAGGCCAGAGGCTCGCCCCCGCCTCAAGGGTCACATCGCCCAGCACGACAGCGCTGGGGGCCACCCAGGCCTCGGGGTGAATGCTGGGCTGAGGCCAGGGCGGCGTGAGCATGGAGAGGAGCTCGAATCGCCCCATTCTCCGTGTGATACGTTGCCTCTTGCCCATCCGGGCGGGTCGCTAGCTCAGCGGTAGAGCACTCGGCTTTTAACCGATTGGTCCTGAGTTCGAATCTCAGGCGACCCATCTCAAGCAGGGCAGGAGATCTGGGGCAAACCCCAGTCTCCAACAGCCTTTCTCAGTCATCCACCAGCCGGCTCAACTTGTGCGAGTTGGTGCAGGTTGTGACCAGTTGACGCACTTTTCTGTCACTGAGTGACAAACATTCCTGGCAGACTGGGGCAGCTGCGACGGACGGTCGGTGTACGGGCGGAGGGCTGTTGAACAGGCGATTCAGCGCTTGCGATTGGCGGGCTGCCGCTACCGGCTGCGTGAACGCCAGGGAAGCCCGTACCTGACCGTCTACGAGACGAAGAGAGACGGACGGGCGCTCACTGCCAAGGCCTACCTGGCAGATGACGATGAAGCCGTGGAGGCTCTGGCAGGGGTCCTTCTCGCTGCCAGCAAGGACCTCAAACGAGGTGGCCCAGGTCTCGACTGGAGTCAACTCGATGGCTCAACCAAGGGCGGCCTCTCCAGCCGTGGCCTGAGCTGGGGGGAGATCCGCCGTGTGATCAAGGACGACATCGCACCTGGGGGACCGAAAGCCCGAGACCGGAACCCCTTCAGTTGCTTCTGTGACAAGGGCTACTTCGGTGTTGCCTTCAGTGACGACCAAGAAGCAAGGGCTGAGCAGCTGGAGCAGTTCTGCCTCTACACCCCCGCGTCGCTGCTGGCGCACCGCACCGATTCCAGCCAGCCCCTGGTCTCGCGAACGTTCAACACCAGCGTCTTCTACGGCACGATCCAGATGGCCAACTACCTGGCCAAGAAGGGGATCTCGATCGCCACCCCCGAGCTTCGCGAGAAGCTGGAGGGCCTCAAGGCTTCTGCCGGCCGTCCGAAGACACCCGCTCCTCGATACATCCCCCGGAGCGAGGAACTCCAGGCCTGGCTGGACCAGTTGCAACAGATCGATCCCCTGCGGGGGTGGGTGATGGCGATGATCGCCACCTTCGGTCTGCGGCC is a genomic window of Cyanobium sp. ATX 6F1 containing:
- the trmFO gene encoding FADH(2)-oxidizing methylenetetrahydrofolate--tRNA-(uracil(54)-C(5))-methyltransferase TrmFO, coding for MSRSVWVVGAGLAGTEAAWQIAEAGISVRLIEMRPVRRSPAHHSPHFAELVCSNSFGALSSDRAAGLLQEELRRLGSLVIATADRHAVPAGGALAVDRGRFSEALTQACERHPLISVERRELTELPPPEDLAVLATGPLTSAPLAEQLRAFTGRADCHFFDAASPIIEGESIDLEKAFRASRYDKGDADYINCPMDREQYAAFREALLEAEQAELKDFERDSATFFEGCLPIEELARRGEDTMRYGPLKPIGLWDPRWGDLHDRELRRAKRAYAVVQLRQEDKAGQLWNLVGFQTNLKWGEQKRVLRLIPGLEHAEFVRFGVMHRNTFLESPQLLEPSLQFRRRPSLLAAGQLTGTEGYAAAVAGGWLAGTNAARLVRGLEPLVLPPTTMAGALFGFISSAPSDRFQPMPPNFGLMPELPERVREKRARYGAYRDRSLADLAPFSAPVAEPWLLVA
- a CDS encoding photosystem II protein Y; the encoded protein is MDARLLLVAAPILLAVGWAGFNIGRAAIGQVQLLLKRSRA
- a CDS encoding gamma carbonic anhydrase family protein, whose product is MLTPPWPQPSIHPEAWVAPSAVVLGDVTLEAGASLWPLAVARGDLCAIHVGAFSNIQDGAVLHGDPGQPVRIGAEVTVGHRAVVHGATLLDGCLVGIGAVVLNGVTVGEGALVAAGAVVTRDVPPRTLVAGVPALHRREISPADAAEQRAHARRYALLAQAHAGRSAVTGFESG